From the genome of Excalfactoria chinensis isolate bCotChi1 chromosome 14, bCotChi1.hap2, whole genome shotgun sequence, one region includes:
- the CYTH3 gene encoding cytohesin-3 has translation MDEEGGGGGVPDDLSIEEREELLNIRRRKKELIDDIERLKFEIAEVMTEIDNLTSVEESKTTQRNKQIAMGRKKFNMDPKKGIQFLIENDLLQNTAEDIAQFLYKGEGLNKTVIGDYLGERDEFNIKVLQAFVELHEFADLNLVQALRQFLWSFRLPGEAQKIDRMMEAFASRYCLCNPGVFQSTDTCYVLSFAIIMLNTSLHNHNVRDKPTVERFISMNRGINEGGDLPEELLRNLYESIKNEPFKIPEDDGNDLTHTFFNPDREGWLLKLGGRVKTWKRRWFILTDNCLYYFEYTTDKEPRGIIPLENLSIREVEDPRKPNCFELYNPSHKGQVIKACKTEADGRVVEGNHVVYRISAPTPEEKEEWIKSIKASISRDPFYDMLATRKRRIANKK, from the exons TGCCTGATGATCTCTCcatagaagaaagagaagaacttcTAAATATTCGTCGCAGGAAGAAAGAACTGATAGATGATATTGAG AGGTTGAAGTTTGAAATCGCTGAGGTTATGACAGAAATTGATAATCTGACTAGTGTGGAAGAAAG CAAAACTAcacaaagaaataagcaaatagccatgggaaggaagaaattcaACATGGACCCTAAAAAG GGAATACAGTTTCTGATAGAAAATGACCTCttgcaaaacactgcagaagacATTGCACAGTTCCTTTACAAAGGAGAAGGATTAAATAAAACGGTAATTGGCGATTACCTCGGTGAAAG AGATGAATTTAATATTAAAGTTCTTCAGGCTTTTGTTGAACTCCATGAGTTTGCTGATCTCAATCTCGTACAAGCCTTACG gCAGTTTCTGTGGAGCTTCAGACTCCCAGGAGAGGCTCAGAAAATTGACCGTATGATGGAAGCTTTTGCTTCACGCTATTGCCTTTGTAACCCAGGTGTCTTTCAGTCTACAG ACACGTGCTACGTGCTGTCGTTTGCGATCATCATGTTAAATACCAGCCTACACAACCACAACGTAAGGGATAAACCAACCGTAGAGAGGTTTATTTCTATGAACCGTGGCATTAATGAAGGTGGAGACCTTCCAGAAGAGTTGCTACGG AATTTATATGAAAGTATTAAGAATGAGCCATTTAAAATTCCAGAGGATGATGGCAATGATCTCACGCATACGTTTTTTAATCCAGACAGAGAAGGCTGGCTGCTGAAATTAG GGGGAAGAGTAAAAACGTGGAAACGAAGGTGGTTTATTTTGACTGATAACTGCCTGTATTACTTTGAATACACAACT gACAAAGAACCTAGAGGGATTATTCCATTAGAAAATCTTAGCATAAGAGAAGTTGAAGACCCAAGAAAGCCA AACTGCTTTGAGCTCTACAACCCCAGTCATAAAGGCCAAGTGATTAAAGCCTGTAAAACTGAAGCTGATGGCAGAGTGGTAGAAGGCAACCATGTAGTGTACAGAATATCTGCTCCCAccccagaagaaaaagaagagtggaTTAAGTCTATCAA AGCAAGTATCAGCAGGGATCCCTTTTATGATATGCTGGCAACAAGGAAACGAAGAATTGCAAACAAGAAATAG
- the CLEC16A gene encoding protein CLEC16A isoform X5 produces the protein MLCDSTPCSAIAPRCKPRHQPPHPPHLLLLVAPSLSHQRRPKCTGRTAVPRTHARCSLPAARGFFPPFRSVFRLLGGAMSAGSGCPPMKVLASQLRAAVRGDGGTWRLDRAEMGREPLCLRAVWMQGTVLHVERGGGGSARLRDCSGRFTVLGVEDVPRGRPCLSAGKYVMVMGVVRSCSPEPVLRAIKMTDLSENPVHEEMWSLEVEELHRVIP, from the exons ATGCTCTGCGATAGCACGCCATGCTCTGCGATAGCACCGCGCTGCAAACCGAGGCACCAACCCCCACATCCGCCCCATCTTTTGCTCCTCGTCGCTCCATCCCTTTCCCACCAGCGCCGCCCTAAATGCACCGGCCGCACAGCTGTGCCCCGCACGCATGCGCGGTGCTCCCTTCCGGCGGCGCGGGGCTTTTTCCCGCCCTTTCGCTCCGTCTTCCGGCTGCTGGGCGGCGCCATGTCTGCGGGCTCGGGCTGCCCGCCGATGAAGGTTCTGGCCTCTCAGCTGCGGGCCGCGGTGCGCGGCGACGGCGGGACGTGGCGGCTGGACCGGGCGGAGATGGGCCGAGAGCCGCTGTGTCTGCGGGCCGTGTGGATGCAGGGCACCGTGCTGCACGtggagcgcggcggcggcggctcggcCCGGCTGCGGGATTGCAGCGGCCGCTTCACCGTGCTGGGAGTGGAGGACGTGCCGCGGGGCCGGCCGTGCCTCAGCGCAG GGAAGTACGTGATGGTGATGGGGGTGGTGCGGTCCTGCAGCCCCGAGCCCGTGCTGAGAGCAATCAAGATGACGGATCTTTCCGAAAACCCGGTGCACGAGGAGATGTGGAGCCTGGAGgtggaggagctgcacagagtCATCCCATGA